One window of the Lysobacter sp. S4-A87 genome contains the following:
- a CDS encoding heme exporter protein CcmD, which yields MSYLNYVIAAYAVFVIVLGWDFVATHLQIRRELRGARLRAQREAARPGKGTAANELIR from the coding sequence ATGAGCTACCTGAACTACGTGATCGCCGCCTACGCGGTGTTCGTGATCGTGCTGGGCTGGGACTTTGTCGCCACGCACCTGCAGATCCGCCGCGAACTGCGTGGCGCGCGCCTGCGCGCACAGCGCGAAGCCGCCCGCCCTGGCAAGGGCACGGCAGCAAACGAATTGATCAGATGA
- a CDS encoding OmpA family protein → MITRTFRNAGLVVALSAVGLAGCSSYIKREEFDSTIADLRATDQKLQSQIDSLSQKHDALVTQLAGRVRVETGAHFATGDATLNDQDKPLLDDFARVVKESHSDALITVEGFTDPAGSAAANRRLGLQRAQAVRDYLVSSGLGAEQVRAVSYGEDQNRQVRAGAVGEGGRDNRRVSLVVDYAGVAQQNAAAAPETSG, encoded by the coding sequence ATGATCACCCGCACTTTCCGCAATGCCGGCCTTGTCGTCGCCCTCAGCGCCGTCGGCCTGGCCGGTTGCTCCAGCTACATCAAGCGCGAAGAATTCGACAGCACCATCGCCGACCTTCGCGCGACTGACCAGAAGCTTCAGTCGCAGATCGATTCGCTCTCGCAGAAGCACGATGCCCTGGTCACCCAGCTCGCAGGTCGCGTGCGTGTGGAAACCGGAGCGCACTTCGCCACCGGCGATGCCACGCTCAACGACCAGGACAAGCCGTTGCTCGACGACTTCGCCCGGGTCGTCAAGGAAAGTCACTCCGACGCGCTGATCACGGTCGAAGGGTTCACCGATCCGGCCGGTTCGGCGGCGGCGAACCGTCGCCTCGGCCTGCAGCGTGCTCAGGCAGTGCGTGACTACCTGGTCAGCTCCGGCCTCGGCGCCGAGCAGGTCCGCGCAGTCAGCTACGGCGAAGACCAGAACCGCCAGGTTCGTGCCGGTGCTGTCGGCGAAGGCGGCCGTGACAACCGCCGTGTTTCGCTCGTCGTCGACTACGCCGGCGTAGCGCAGCAGAACGCTGCAGCCGCGCCGGAAACCAGCGGCTGA
- a CDS encoding DsbE family thiol:disulfide interchange protein produces MSEPSPQPRNSTMRWVPLLIVVALGVLLFAGVMLSRNPNREALPSPLIGKPAPAFRLPVLHEPGRLVSSDDLRGAPYLLNVWGSWCPACRDEHPVLTRFAESKRLRVIGFNWKDEHADAMRWLEQFGNPYFMVIADYEGKAAIDWGIYGAPETFLVDGKGIVRWKYVGPLTDEVIRDDLLPKLDEIGGSAR; encoded by the coding sequence ATGAGCGAACCGTCACCGCAGCCACGCAATTCCACGATGCGCTGGGTGCCTTTGCTGATCGTCGTCGCGCTGGGCGTGCTGCTGTTCGCCGGCGTGATGCTCAGCCGCAATCCCAATCGCGAAGCATTGCCGTCGCCGCTGATCGGCAAGCCCGCACCCGCCTTCCGCCTGCCGGTGCTGCACGAACCCGGCAGGCTGGTGTCGTCCGATGATCTGCGCGGCGCGCCGTACCTGCTCAATGTCTGGGGCAGCTGGTGCCCGGCCTGCCGCGACGAGCACCCGGTGCTGACGCGCTTCGCCGAGAGCAAGCGCCTGCGCGTGATCGGGTTCAACTGGAAGGACGAGCACGCCGACGCGATGCGCTGGCTCGAGCAGTTCGGCAACCCGTACTTCATGGTCATCGCCGACTATGAGGGCAAGGCCGCGATCGACTGGGGCATCTACGGCGCACCGGAGACCTTCCTGGTCGACGGCAAGGGCATCGTGCGCTGGAAGTACGTCGGACCGCTGACCGATGAAGTGATCCGGGACGATCTGCTGCCGAAGCTGGATGAGATCGGCGGGAGCGCGCGATGA
- a CDS encoding amidohydrolase, with protein sequence MTQAAKPSTPANDLRVSLVQGETRWHDPAGNREYYGRLIAPLHGTTDLVILPETFTSGFSNDAIGNAEGMDGPTVAWIGEQARKLDAAVMGSVQLRTDEGVFNRLLFATPDGALRTYDKRHLFRYAREHERYAAGRDRLVLEWRGWRICPLVCYDLRFPVFSRNRFDIERAGQLDYDLLVYVANWPSARSYPWKTLLRARAIENLCYVAAVNRVGTDGNGLHYAGDSAVIDFVGHPASECADEEVVATTTLLAAELAAHRERFPAMLDGDVFELK encoded by the coding sequence ATGACGCAAGCTGCCAAGCCGTCGACTCCCGCAAACGACCTGCGCGTTTCCCTGGTCCAGGGCGAAACCCGCTGGCACGATCCGGCCGGCAACCGCGAGTACTACGGACGCCTGATCGCACCGCTGCACGGCACCACCGACCTGGTGATCCTGCCGGAGACCTTCACCAGCGGCTTTTCCAACGACGCGATCGGCAATGCCGAAGGCATGGACGGGCCGACCGTGGCATGGATCGGCGAACAGGCGCGCAAGCTCGATGCGGCGGTGATGGGCAGCGTGCAACTGCGCACCGACGAGGGCGTGTTCAATCGCCTGCTGTTCGCAACGCCCGATGGCGCGTTGCGCACCTACGACAAGCGCCACCTGTTCCGCTATGCGCGCGAGCACGAGCGCTATGCCGCCGGCCGCGATCGCCTCGTGCTCGAGTGGCGTGGCTGGCGGATCTGTCCGCTGGTCTGCTACGACCTGCGCTTCCCGGTGTTCTCGCGCAACCGCTTCGACATCGAACGCGCCGGCCAGCTCGATTACGACCTGCTGGTTTACGTCGCCAACTGGCCGTCGGCACGCAGCTATCCGTGGAAGACCCTCCTGCGTGCGCGCGCCATTGAGAACCTCTGCTACGTCGCCGCGGTCAACCGTGTCGGCACCGACGGCAATGGCCTGCATTACGCCGGCGACAGCGCGGTGATCGATTTCGTCGGCCATCCGGCCAGCGAATGCGCCGACGAAGAGGTGGTGGCGACCACGACCCTGCTCGCCGCTGAACTTGCGGCCCACCGGGAGCGCTTTCCGGCCATGCTCGACGGCGACGTCTTCGAGCTGAAGTGA
- a CDS encoding tetratricopeptide repeat protein: MVGFVIAGLVLAVLVLAYVLRPLWRTRPIAGFAVIAGLTLATALTYVAIGTPAALDSAQRRAPETLGDAITQLEAELKRDPNQVEGWRLLARARVAEGEPAKARDALMRALKLMPDDPDLLAEAAEMRAIAAPGRQFDAEGISMLRHALEVQPMHQRARWFLGIAQRQAKQPAEAARTWEPLLTVVSGSTGESLREQINAARGEAGLPPLPPSAVPTQAAGAGLKVKVTLAPALAAKLPANASLFVIARQPGGPPMPVAVEKLAAANFPVEVTLDDGDSPMPTMKLSQLDRVEVLARVSSSGNAIPQAGDFEAMAKPAGKDAGTIELLIDQVRP, translated from the coding sequence ATGGTCGGTTTCGTGATTGCCGGCCTCGTGCTGGCCGTGCTGGTGCTGGCCTATGTGCTGCGACCGTTGTGGAGGACCCGTCCCATTGCCGGGTTCGCAGTGATTGCCGGGCTGACCCTGGCCACTGCTCTCACCTACGTCGCCATCGGCACGCCCGCCGCGCTGGATTCGGCGCAGCGACGCGCACCGGAAACCCTGGGCGATGCCATCACCCAGCTCGAGGCCGAACTCAAGCGCGACCCCAACCAGGTCGAAGGCTGGCGCCTGCTTGCCCGCGCACGCGTCGCCGAAGGCGAACCGGCCAAGGCACGCGATGCGCTGATGCGTGCGCTCAAGCTGATGCCGGACGACCCGGACCTGCTGGCCGAAGCGGCAGAGATGCGCGCCATCGCGGCGCCTGGCCGCCAGTTTGATGCGGAAGGCATTTCGATGCTGCGCCATGCGCTCGAAGTGCAGCCGATGCACCAGCGTGCCCGCTGGTTCCTCGGCATCGCCCAGCGCCAGGCCAAGCAGCCGGCCGAAGCCGCGCGCACCTGGGAGCCGCTGCTCACGGTGGTCAGTGGCAGCACCGGCGAGAGCCTGCGCGAACAGATCAACGCCGCGCGTGGCGAGGCGGGCCTGCCACCATTGCCGCCGTCGGCCGTGCCGACGCAAGCCGCCGGCGCAGGCCTCAAGGTCAAGGTGACGCTGGCACCGGCGCTGGCCGCGAAGCTGCCGGCCAACGCCAGCCTGTTCGTGATCGCGCGCCAGCCCGGCGGACCGCCGATGCCGGTCGCCGTCGAGAAGCTCGCAGCCGCGAACTTCCCGGTCGAAGTAACGCTCGACGATGGCGACAGCCCGATGCCGACGATGAAGCTCTCGCAGCTGGACCGGGTGGAAGTACTTGCGCGTGTGTCGTCCAGCGGCAATGCGATTCCGCAGGCAGGGGACTTCGAAGCCATGGCGAAACCGGCCGGCAAGGATGCGGGCACGATCGAGTTGCTGATCGACCAGGTTCGGCCATAA
- a CDS encoding cytochrome c-type biogenesis protein: MTRALLLFVAMAMASFTSFAQPASDPAPLQFQSPIEEQRFHDLVAELRCVMCQNQSLAESNAQIAVDLRREVLELMRQGKDNREIKQFLVERYGEFVLYRPQVESKTWLLWFGPALVLLAGGIVVVGAVRKRRQAPASAKTSDSNEEQEW; this comes from the coding sequence ATGACACGGGCACTGCTGCTGTTCGTCGCAATGGCGATGGCCTCCTTTACCTCCTTCGCCCAACCCGCCAGCGACCCCGCCCCGCTCCAGTTCCAGTCCCCGATCGAGGAGCAGCGCTTCCACGACCTCGTCGCCGAACTGCGCTGCGTGATGTGCCAGAACCAGTCCCTGGCCGAATCCAATGCACAGATCGCCGTCGACCTGCGCCGCGAAGTGCTGGAACTGATGCGCCAGGGCAAGGACAACCGCGAGATCAAGCAGTTCCTGGTCGAACGCTACGGCGAGTTCGTGTTGTACCGGCCCCAGGTTGAATCCAAGACGTGGTTGCTGTGGTTCGGCCCGGCCCTGGTGCTGCTGGCCGGCGGCATCGTGGTCGTCGGCGCGGTGCGCAAGCGCCGCCAGGCGCCGGCCTCGGCAAAGACCAGCGACAGCAACGAAGAGCAGGAGTGGTAA
- a CDS encoding pyridoxal phosphate-dependent aminotransferase produces the protein MTLQTKLPKVGTTIFTVMSQLAVEHKAVNLGQGFPDFAVPDRLIEALDRAMRDGHNQYAPMTGIPALRQAIVAKTERCYGHRPDADAEVTVASGASEAIFDAIAAVVRPGDEVIVLDPCYDCYEPAIDLAGGRAVHVPLDPATFAPDWNLVRAAITARTRLLMINSPHNPSGAMFDGDDIEQLTALLRGTDILLLSDEVYEHIVFDGRIHESVLRHPQLRERAFVISSFGKTYHCTGWKVGYCIAPPALSAELRKVHQYNTFCTFAPAQWAFAEMIEAEPGHYEQLGAFYQAKRDRFREQLLTTRLKPLPVPGGYFQLVDYSAVSDLDDAAFCRWLTIEKGVAAIPLSPFYETPPQGQRLARLCFAKNEATLDAAIERLQKL, from the coding sequence ATGACCCTGCAAACCAAACTGCCGAAGGTCGGCACCACCATCTTCACCGTGATGTCCCAGCTCGCGGTCGAGCACAAGGCCGTGAACCTCGGCCAGGGCTTCCCCGACTTCGCCGTGCCCGACCGTCTGATCGAAGCGCTGGACCGCGCGATGCGCGACGGCCACAACCAGTACGCGCCGATGACCGGCATTCCGGCCCTGCGCCAGGCGATCGTGGCCAAGACCGAGCGCTGCTATGGCCATCGCCCGGATGCCGACGCCGAGGTGACGGTTGCCTCCGGCGCCAGCGAGGCGATCTTCGACGCGATCGCCGCGGTGGTTCGTCCGGGCGATGAAGTGATCGTCCTCGATCCCTGCTACGACTGCTATGAGCCGGCGATCGACCTGGCCGGCGGTCGCGCGGTGCACGTCCCGCTCGACCCGGCGACGTTCGCCCCGGACTGGAACCTGGTCCGCGCCGCGATCACAGCCAGGACGCGGCTGTTGATGATCAACTCGCCGCACAATCCGTCCGGCGCGATGTTCGATGGCGACGACATCGAGCAGCTGACCGCGCTGCTGCGCGGCACCGACATCCTGCTGCTGTCGGACGAGGTCTACGAGCACATCGTCTTCGACGGACGCATCCACGAATCCGTGCTGCGTCATCCACAGCTGCGCGAACGCGCCTTCGTCATTTCCAGCTTCGGCAAGACCTATCACTGCACGGGCTGGAAGGTCGGCTACTGCATCGCGCCGCCGGCGCTGTCGGCCGAGCTGCGAAAGGTGCACCAGTACAACACCTTCTGCACGTTCGCCCCGGCCCAGTGGGCCTTCGCCGAGATGATCGAGGCCGAACCCGGGCACTACGAGCAGCTCGGCGCGTTCTACCAGGCCAAGCGCGACCGCTTCCGCGAGCAGCTGCTGACCACCCGCCTCAAGCCCTTGCCTGTGCCGGGCGGCTACTTCCAGCTGGTCGACTACTCGGCGGTCAGCGATCTCGACGATGCCGCGTTCTGCCGCTGGCTGACGATCGAGAAGGGCGTCGCGGCGATTCCGCTGTCACCGTTCTACGAAACCCCGCCGCAAGGCCAGCGGCTGGCGCGGCTTTGCTTCGCCAAGAACGAGGCGACCCTGGACGCTGCCATCGAGAGGCTGCAGAAACTATGA
- the ccmA gene encoding heme ABC exporter ATP-binding protein CcmA has translation MTPNDRPAPPLLAARGLRFARNDEPVFGPLDFSVDAGEALLVQGDNGAGKTTLLRVLAGLLRADEGEIDLDGQPAGTARRARAITYLGHLPGLKADLTAIENLNFLCGLHGRRRAQLPENALAIVGLAGYEDTLARQLSAGQKKRLTLARLWMSPAPLWLLDEPYANLDLEGIELVNRMVQAHLREGGAALVTTHGAYAAPPVRTRMLVMAKGAVQ, from the coding sequence ATGACGCCAAACGACCGACCTGCTCCGCCGCTGCTCGCAGCCCGCGGCTTACGCTTTGCGCGCAACGACGAGCCCGTGTTCGGCCCGCTCGACTTCAGTGTCGATGCCGGCGAGGCACTGCTGGTCCAGGGCGACAACGGCGCCGGCAAGACCACGCTGCTGCGGGTGCTGGCCGGACTGCTGCGCGCCGACGAGGGCGAAATCGACCTCGACGGCCAGCCGGCCGGTACGGCCCGGCGCGCCCGCGCCATCACCTACCTTGGCCACCTGCCGGGGTTGAAGGCCGACCTGACCGCGATCGAGAACCTCAACTTCCTGTGCGGCCTGCACGGCCGCCGCCGCGCGCAGCTGCCGGAGAACGCGCTGGCCATCGTCGGCCTGGCCGGTTACGAGGACACCCTTGCCCGCCAGCTCTCGGCCGGACAGAAGAAGCGCCTGACGCTGGCACGCCTGTGGATGTCGCCGGCACCGCTTTGGCTGCTCGACGAGCCCTACGCCAACCTCGACCTGGAAGGCATCGAGCTGGTCAACCGCATGGTCCAGGCGCACCTGCGCGAAGGCGGTGCCGCGCTGGTCACCACCCATGGCGCCTACGCCGCACCGCCGGTGCGCACGCGCATGCTGGTGATGGCCAAGGGTGCCGTGCAATGA
- the ccmE gene encoding cytochrome c maturation protein CcmE, translating to MNPVRRRRLLWVIALVVAAGIAAALVAMALQRNIAYLYTPSEVLRGEAGGHARFRLGGMVAADSFTRAPGSLEAHFKVSDGDALMPVVYTGILPDLFREKQAVVATGRMQGDTFVAEEILAKHDETYMPKEVADKMGMAHKKHDVPAPSAGSAQ from the coding sequence ATGAATCCAGTACGTCGCCGCCGCCTGCTGTGGGTCATCGCCCTGGTCGTGGCCGCCGGCATCGCCGCCGCCCTCGTGGCCATGGCCCTGCAACGCAACATCGCCTACCTGTACACGCCCAGCGAAGTCCTTCGCGGTGAAGCCGGCGGACATGCGCGGTTCCGCCTTGGCGGCATGGTCGCGGCCGATTCCTTCACCCGCGCACCCGGTTCGCTGGAAGCGCACTTCAAGGTCAGCGACGGCGACGCGCTGATGCCGGTGGTCTACACCGGCATCCTCCCGGACCTGTTCCGCGAGAAGCAGGCCGTAGTCGCCACCGGCCGCATGCAGGGCGACACCTTCGTCGCCGAGGAAATCCTCGCCAAGCACGACGAGACCTACATGCCCAAGGAAGTCGCCGACAAGATGGGCATGGCGCACAAGAAGCACGACGTGCCGGCACCGTCAGCAGGTTCGGCGCAATGA
- a CDS encoding DUF3293 domain-containing protein, with the protein MRELQIVNAVELASAYVAAEYVVVLDGDALPLRVGHPASDLEAYWPASHYAFITAWNPASQPRSDAANQAADALLVAELDAVGAIRHPAWAQDPTGQWREPGWLLAGIEETDLLRLAIEFGQAAVLAWQPGEPVRLRMLMPRPPVAPAIAAVEHTDWVAG; encoded by the coding sequence ATGCGCGAGCTGCAGATCGTCAATGCCGTCGAACTGGCTTCCGCCTACGTGGCCGCGGAGTACGTGGTCGTCCTCGACGGCGACGCCCTGCCGCTGCGCGTCGGGCACCCGGCGAGCGACCTGGAAGCCTACTGGCCCGCCTCGCATTACGCCTTCATTACCGCCTGGAACCCGGCCTCGCAGCCGCGTTCGGATGCGGCCAACCAGGCCGCCGATGCCTTGCTGGTGGCTGAGCTCGACGCCGTCGGGGCGATCCGCCACCCGGCCTGGGCGCAGGATCCGACCGGCCAGTGGCGCGAACCGGGCTGGCTGCTGGCCGGCATCGAAGAGACCGACCTGCTGCGGCTGGCCATCGAGTTCGGCCAGGCAGCGGTCCTGGCCTGGCAGCCCGGGGAGCCGGTCCGGCTGAGGATGCTGATGCCGCGCCCGCCGGTGGCTCCGGCCATCGCGGCGGTGGAACACACCGACTGGGTTGCCGGCTGA
- the ccmC gene encoding heme ABC transporter permease CcmC: protein MNPIIRWFHKLGSPPYFDRFAARWAPWGYGLGLLVMAWGLYGALFQVPADYQQGDSFRILYIHVPSAWMSMAVFGLMAIYAAIALIWRIKLCEILAMACAPIGAAFTLITLLTGSIWGKPMWGTWWDWDPRLTTELILLFLYLGVIGLYNAIDDRRAAARAAGLLAIVGVVLLPVIRYSVVWWNSLHQGQTIRLLGESSMDSSMIPPLVWMIVGTKLWFIGALLTRARADNLRRESGKGWVAELARGKAQ, encoded by the coding sequence ATGAATCCGATCATCCGCTGGTTCCACAAACTCGGTTCACCGCCCTACTTCGACCGCTTTGCTGCGCGCTGGGCCCCCTGGGGCTACGGCCTGGGCCTGCTGGTCATGGCCTGGGGCCTGTACGGCGCGCTGTTCCAGGTGCCGGCCGACTACCAGCAGGGCGACAGCTTCCGCATCCTCTACATCCACGTGCCCAGCGCCTGGATGAGCATGGCCGTGTTTGGGCTCATGGCCATCTACGCGGCGATCGCGCTGATCTGGCGGATCAAGCTGTGCGAGATCCTGGCGATGGCCTGCGCGCCGATCGGTGCCGCTTTCACCCTGATCACGCTGCTGACCGGTTCGATCTGGGGCAAGCCGATGTGGGGCACCTGGTGGGACTGGGACCCGCGCCTGACCACCGAGCTGATCCTGCTGTTCCTCTATCTGGGCGTGATCGGCCTGTACAACGCCATCGACGACCGCCGCGCCGCCGCGCGCGCCGCCGGCCTGCTGGCGATCGTCGGCGTGGTGCTGCTGCCGGTGATCCGCTACTCGGTGGTGTGGTGGAACTCGCTGCACCAGGGCCAGACCATCCGCCTGCTCGGTGAGTCGAGCATGGATTCGAGCATGATCCCGCCGCTGGTGTGGATGATCGTCGGCACCAAGCTGTGGTTCATCGGCGCGCTGCTGACGCGCGCGCGCGCCGACAACCTGCGCCGCGAGAGCGGCAAGGGCTGGGTGGCCGAACTGGCACGGGGGAAGGCGCAATGA
- a CDS encoding YbaK/EbsC family protein: MSSPRLEEFLHSNRVNYDTMTHPHAFTAQATAASAHINEQEMAKTVMVRLDGKLAMAVLPSSEWLDLASLRQVSGAREVALASESDFKDRFPECEVGAMPPFGNLYGMEVYAADSLAEDARIAFNAGNHRELMRMGWEDFERLVHPRVVHLTRH; encoded by the coding sequence ATGTCATCTCCACGCCTAGAAGAATTCCTTCATTCCAATCGCGTCAACTACGACACGATGACGCATCCGCACGCGTTCACCGCCCAGGCCACCGCGGCCAGCGCCCACATCAACGAGCAGGAGATGGCCAAGACGGTCATGGTCCGGCTCGACGGCAAGCTGGCGATGGCGGTGTTGCCTTCGAGCGAATGGCTGGACCTTGCAAGCCTTCGCCAGGTCAGCGGCGCGCGCGAAGTCGCGCTGGCCAGCGAGTCCGATTTCAAGGATCGCTTCCCCGAGTGCGAAGTCGGTGCGATGCCACCGTTCGGCAACCTCTACGGCATGGAGGTGTATGCCGCCGACAGCCTTGCCGAAGATGCGCGCATCGCCTTCAACGCTGGCAACCACCGCGAACTGATGCGGATGGGCTGGGAGGATTTCGAACGTCTGGTGCATCCGCGGGTGGTCCACCTCACCCGCCATTAA
- a CDS encoding heme lyase CcmF/NrfE family subunit, whose amino-acid sequence MLGEIGQVTLILALLVSLLQAALPLAGAQRGVGSWMAIARPAAYAQLALVGFAFVVLSHGFVTQDFSLRYVAENSNSLLPLMYRYTAVWGAHEGSLLLWALILALWTGAVARFSQRLPAEVIARVLGVMGLVSTGFLAFLIFTSNPFQRLLPAAAEGRDLNPLLQDPGMIIHPPMLYVGYVGFAVPFAFAIAALLDGRIDARWLRWTRPWTNVAWAFLTFGIALGSWWAYYELGWGGWWFWDPVENASFMPWLAGAALLHSQAVTEKRGSFRGWTLLLAIATFSLSLLGTFLVRSGVLTSVHAFAADPARGLFILIFLGIVIGGSLLLYALRAPSAEDGGKPFDVSSRETLLLANNLLLSTACAMVLLGTLYPLLADALELGKISVGPPYFALMFVLLMSPLVALLPFGPVTRWQREQVSRPLAMLLPWAALALALAVLAYFFAPQGPWKVAAGVLGAAWVLFGTVRFVVTRLRSQSTGQRFTAEMLGMTLAHVGVAVFLIGALLVEGLSQQRELAVAPGQTVELGRYAFRFDGVAHLQGPNYEADRGTVTVFANDRPLTVMHPEKRKYASGGQVMTEAAIESGVTRDLYVALGEPLGGGSWALRVHVKPFIRWIWGGALLMMFGGLVAATDRRFRRSATVASPAAAGSSSASVANPAIPNPSAEPAR is encoded by the coding sequence ATGCTCGGTGAAATCGGCCAGGTCACCCTGATCCTCGCCCTGCTGGTGTCGCTGCTGCAGGCAGCGTTGCCGTTGGCCGGCGCGCAGCGCGGCGTCGGCAGTTGGATGGCGATTGCGCGTCCTGCTGCTTATGCGCAGCTGGCGCTGGTCGGCTTCGCCTTCGTCGTCCTCAGCCACGGCTTCGTGACCCAGGACTTCTCGCTGCGCTATGTCGCCGAGAACAGCAACTCGCTGCTGCCGCTGATGTACCGCTACACCGCGGTCTGGGGCGCGCACGAAGGCTCGCTGCTGCTGTGGGCGCTGATCCTGGCACTGTGGACTGGCGCGGTCGCGCGCTTCTCGCAGCGACTTCCGGCCGAGGTCATTGCCCGCGTGCTGGGCGTGATGGGCCTGGTCAGCACCGGCTTCCTCGCCTTCCTGATCTTCACCAGCAATCCGTTCCAGCGCCTGTTGCCGGCCGCCGCAGAAGGCCGCGACCTCAACCCGCTGCTGCAGGACCCGGGCATGATCATCCACCCGCCGATGCTGTACGTCGGCTACGTGGGTTTCGCCGTGCCGTTCGCGTTCGCGATCGCGGCGCTGCTCGACGGTCGCATCGATGCGCGCTGGCTGCGCTGGACCCGGCCGTGGACCAACGTCGCCTGGGCATTCCTGACCTTCGGTATCGCCCTGGGTTCGTGGTGGGCGTATTACGAGCTCGGCTGGGGCGGCTGGTGGTTCTGGGATCCGGTCGAGAACGCGAGCTTCATGCCGTGGCTGGCCGGCGCTGCGCTGCTGCATTCGCAGGCGGTGACCGAGAAGCGCGGAAGCTTCCGCGGCTGGACATTGTTGCTGGCGATCGCGACGTTCTCGCTGTCGCTGCTAGGCACCTTCCTGGTGCGTTCGGGCGTGCTGACCAGCGTGCATGCATTCGCCGCCGATCCGGCGCGCGGACTGTTCATCCTGATCTTCCTCGGCATCGTCATCGGCGGCTCGCTGTTGCTGTACGCGTTGCGCGCGCCTTCGGCCGAGGATGGCGGCAAGCCGTTCGACGTCAGCTCGCGCGAGACGCTGCTGCTGGCCAACAACCTGCTGCTCTCCACCGCCTGCGCGATGGTCCTGCTCGGCACGCTGTATCCGCTGCTGGCCGACGCGCTGGAGCTGGGCAAGATCTCGGTCGGCCCGCCCTACTTCGCCCTGATGTTCGTGCTGCTGATGTCGCCGCTGGTGGCCTTGCTGCCATTCGGCCCGGTCACCCGCTGGCAGCGTGAGCAGGTGTCCAGGCCGCTGGCGATGCTGCTGCCGTGGGCCGCGCTCGCACTGGCACTGGCGGTGCTCGCCTACTTCTTCGCGCCGCAGGGTCCGTGGAAGGTCGCTGCCGGCGTGCTCGGCGCGGCGTGGGTGTTGTTTGGCACGGTCCGCTTCGTCGTCACGCGCCTGCGCAGCCAGAGCACTGGCCAACGCTTCACCGCCGAGATGCTCGGCATGACCCTGGCCCACGTCGGCGTCGCAGTGTTCCTGATCGGCGCCCTGCTGGTCGAAGGCCTGAGCCAGCAGCGCGAGCTCGCCGTCGCGCCGGGCCAGACGGTCGAGCTGGGACGTTACGCGTTCCGCTTCGATGGCGTCGCCCATTTGCAGGGGCCGAACTACGAAGCCGACCGCGGCACCGTCACCGTGTTCGCCAACGATCGCCCGCTGACCGTGATGCATCCGGAGAAGCGCAAATATGCGAGCGGCGGCCAGGTCATGACGGAGGCAGCGATTGAAAGCGGCGTCACGCGCGACCTCTACGTCGCTTTGGGCGAACCGCTCGGCGGTGGCTCGTGGGCACTGCGCGTGCACGTCAAGCCGTTCATCCGCTGGATCTGGGGTGGCGCGCTGCTGATGATGTTCGGTGGCCTGGTCGCGGCAACGGACCGGCGTTTCCGCCGAAGCGCCACGGTCGCCAGCCCCGCGGCCGCTGGTTCGTCCAGTGCCAGTGTCGCCAACCCGGCGATACCCAACCCGAGCGCGGAGCCCGCACGATGA
- the ccmB gene encoding heme exporter protein CcmB, protein MTAQTATLSGAARALLTRDLRLLWRRRGDALQPALFALLVVVLFALALGGEKQALSKVAGAVLWLSVLLAGLLSLDTLFRGDAEDGSLEQWMLAPVPLAWLVAVRTFMHWATSALPLLIATPFLAELLYLPRDQLPVLLASLALGTPLLSLLGAVVAALTVGMRRSGILVALLALPLYVPVLVFGAGSVAAAAQGLDPIGALLLLGAGLAVALVLAPLAAAAAIRIALS, encoded by the coding sequence ATGACCGCCCAGACCGCCACCCTCTCCGGCGCCGCCCGCGCCCTGCTGACGCGCGACCTGCGCCTGCTCTGGCGCCGCCGCGGCGATGCGCTGCAGCCGGCGCTGTTCGCCCTACTGGTCGTGGTGCTGTTCGCCCTCGCCCTGGGCGGCGAGAAGCAGGCGCTGTCCAAGGTCGCAGGTGCCGTCCTGTGGCTGTCGGTGCTGCTGGCCGGCCTGCTCTCGCTCGACACCCTGTTTCGTGGCGACGCCGAGGACGGTTCGCTGGAGCAGTGGATGCTCGCCCCCGTGCCGCTGGCATGGCTGGTGGCGGTGCGCACCTTCATGCACTGGGCCACCAGTGCGTTGCCGCTGCTGATTGCCACTCCTTTCCTGGCCGAGCTGCTCTACCTGCCGCGCGACCAGTTGCCCGTGCTGCTGGCATCGCTGGCGCTGGGCACGCCGCTGCTGAGCCTGCTCGGCGCGGTGGTGGCCGCGCTGACGGTCGGAATGCGGCGCTCCGGTATACTCGTGGCCTTGCTGGCGCTGCCGCTTTACGTGCCCGTGCTGGTGTTCGGTGCGGGCAGCGTGGCCGCCGCGGCGCAAGGGCTGGATCCCATTGGCGCGCTGCTGTTGCTGGGCGCCGGGCTGGCAGTGGCACTGGTGCTGGCGCCGCTGGCCGCCGCCGCCGCGATCCGGATTGCGCTCAGCTAG